AGAATAATCGAATTAACGTGTATAGTGAGTGGGAATGAATTGATGCTGCTGCACAATACCCTCTAGCTCGTTTCAGAATACAAAACGAAGGAAAAAAAGGACAAgacattatttttctataatacGAAATTCATGAAAAGCTTTCACCCGTTATCGGATCGCTTTGTCGGTGGTCCGTTGATATTCCACCCCTTGAGATCTTTCTTATCTCTCACATATCCCGTTGTTCGGGAGCTCAATTTCAACGTCGATGGTTGGCGGTTGGATTTTACGGGGCACTTGAATACATCCATACATCTAGCACAAAAGCCGTTGCACTCGTCCCTCTTCACTCTTCAACATCCCTCATCTACCGTTTACACTCTCTCTGCGATACGATGCGAATGTAGAGGATATAAATTGACAAACCAAAACCTAAACCCAGTAACGTTGTCGTCAGAGCAAACGCGCTCGCTTTTCCACTTACAACCCCCGCGTACATCTTGCCAGTTGGGCGAGGAGACCAATCAGCCAGCTCGCGTCTTCTTATCGCACCGGGCGATCAATAAGTCCCGGGAGTAGGAAGGAATCCGCTCTAGCCAACTCGGTGAACGGTGGATTCCGCGGGGGATCAAGTAGCTACTCTACCCTCTTTTAACATATTATAGAGAAGGGATTGCCGGTGTATTCACACACTACAAACTGCACACCCACGAAAGCTCTCCACTCCGGTGGCCAGGCAACCTCTACTCACGAATACTATACCTCCAACCCGCTCTAGTATAAACGTACAGAAGTAATAGCTGAGAGTGGGGCATTTTGTCGGTGTGGCTACGACACGCTGATAAAGGTTAATTTTGTAGGAGAATATGAGCGTCGTTGAGCCTTATGAAGTGGCATTGTGCCGAAGGTTGTCGAGGTAAATGGATATAAAGGACGGAAAAACGGAGCCAGGGGAATAGAAAGAGTTATGGTCGTACACTCACTACTATTTTATACTTTACTTATATAGATATTACTATTACAACTGTGTGTAGTATGGACCCATACTCACACTTGCAGCATGCCGCCTCACCCCTTTAACAACCACCACGGGTTTACGTAATTTTGCGTTCTCTTATAGTGGTAGTAGCTGGTAGTATGCGGTTGCCGCATGTCCGGTTTTTATGCCCATCTATATTATTCCTGCGCGTGGTTTTCTGCGCGCTTAATCTCGCGCTTGCGTACAAACTCAGCTGTTGTTGCAGTCCTGACAATTGTCCGGACTGGATAAGATGTGTCTGTGGTTCTATTTAATTGGCCAGCTCATCAATTTAGTCGCTTCGATAAATTATCACTCGATGCGTTAAATTATAGCTTTGAAGCTAGCTGGAGAAcaattttgttgttttttttttttttatttactcgaTAACAACAATGATGAAGATCACAATgacatttgtaaataaaagctaaataaaaaagatgttTGGGAGACAAGTAATTGAAAGAGCGGATAAAAAATGTCTCTGGAGAAAAGTGAATGTCTTGTAAAGACGCTCGAGTCACTCGAGGGTGACAAGACACGATGATAAGGGTTAATTTTGTACTTGGATAGCAGTGAGCAGCGTTGAAGCTTACGGTAGCAGTGATGGTGATCCTCTGGAGGATTGTTCTCGGGTGGGGGCGCCAAGGTGAGGGTTGAAAAGGTTGCCAACCGACTGAAGAGGGAAAAGGGAGGAGGGAGGAGGGGGATTATAGGAGGGAAAACGCGAACAGAGGGTTCGAGAAGCCGTTCTGCTCGTCGGGTGGTGTGGGAGGTGAGGATGAAAAGGCAAGTCGTTTGTAGGATGGACATGCTTGGACGAAAACATACGAGAGTTCTCCTACTCAACGGTAACTCAGTATAGTCGGCACTTTTGTTGGTGTTACGTGTTCATATCAGTTTAGTTGGTTTAGTTGTGATTCCTGCGCGTGTTCCGTGCGCGATTCACGCGCCTGCGCTCTTGCAATTACCTTCATTCAGTCTCAACCACCGCATCATCAGGATAACACTTGTTATACGATTAACTCATGGAGCTCCGctaaatatttacttacaaattaCAATTCTATTTTCTTTACGCTCCATTTTATACTATCAACACTTATTAATTggattttaatactttttatcttaaaaatggTTACATAGTCGTTGATAATAATGtggcttaataaaaaaactaacttttttattatttgtttcattgaatatttatttattcatcgagttaatgaaaattaaaataacaatgatgataataaaattgagttcAAGTGtgtgtttaaaataaattaataattcaagttGAAGATCCAGAGAGCGTTtgtttactaatttattattatacctTGAAGACGTTTAATGTCAGGCCACAAATTGGCCCCAAGATTTAACGTAAATCTTTACCAACCCCTGAGAAATACTACTGAGTAAGGTAGGGTTGCTTTACCCAGCTGGATTTCGTTAAGAGAAAACAGAGTACGGATGACGTTGTATTGCGTTGACGAGATTCATTACTCCTTCTTCCTTTAAAACTTCCTTCTCTCATCCTCTTCTTCCTCCCCCTCTCCTTATTCTCCTTCTTCTCACGCTGAGCTTTACCCTCATTTTACCAACAAGCTTTTCCTGACTCCCGGTTTTCTCTGTTAGTTATCATCCCTTTCACATCGGAGAATAATTATTCGCCGTAGGTTGCCAGATAAAAGACGACTTTCCCCCTGATGCCGCTCAATTCCCTCTCGTTACTCATTCTCTCTTggcataatattaataataataataatagtagtaggAGGTACATGCAAATACCTTATCAAGATCCTCTTCATTTTAGTGTCGACACTCAACTGGTCTTTAGAAGCTTTCATAATCGCTTTCAAATGACTTGACTGTATCAATAAAACAAAGCCAagcttaaaatttctttttttttttcttacattaaaattgatttatctTATTTagacttttaattaattttctgttATCAAATACTCGTGGGTTATAATTAATAAgctttgtaattaattaaagagaattttagttgttttttaaaatgaaaattagcaatttaattaattagtgtcTTGGAGTATTTTATACATCCGTTTTTcggaagtaataataattattattattattaagctaCTGTTGTCCTGTAATTTTCTCGGTTGAGTTAATTATACGGCGTTCACGAATCGCCAGGTCTTTCGAGGTCTAATTAATCTCTGGGGATTGTTTGAATGGCGGTGACAAAAGGGTGGCACAGGAGACACAAGGAATATACAAGTTAAGGGAAAGCAAAGGGGCGAACTGAAGAACAGAGAAGAGAAGGGTGTGTAAAATACCAGCCGGTATAGTTTGTACTATATACAACAAAGTGGGATCGTGATTTTACCGTGGACCGAGAATTAGAGTACGTGCGGCTGGTAGCTCTCAAGGCACCGGGAATTTCGATTATTCTAGAGTTTATGCGTAAACTTAATTACACCAAAGGGCTTTTCCGATCCACTATGAATACCAACGAGAATATTATCCCAATATAATTCTCCTTCTACTTATACATCCCTTTAATAAAGACTCACGACAATAgcaatagaaattattataacaataacaataataataatggtaattttaatataacattattaattaaaatgtcatTGTTTACAGATGGCctgagtaaaaaaaagaaacgtaAGCTCAGCAGTGTGGGAAACGTATACTCAGGTGTTTCAGTGTCACAATTAATTGCACAACGCGAGCGAGCTATTGCAGTAGCCAGCGCTACTGGAATCCAGAGTTTACCGTCTTCTAACGGATCTcaggtaattttattaattatattcactgttttttattttctttgtcTTTGCTTTgacaatttgttttattaaactttcaaagacttattcatttaaaattgaaattaatttttatgcaataataatttttaattttttaattccacactgcaaaaaaaattaacttgattcgagagaaaaattcttgaactaaaaataattttgaagaggatTAATTGtattgaattaagtaaaattttcttaaggaggtccgagcgaatctaatgtaaaaaataatttccaactttgagctttgaaatcaaatatacgtataaataaatatgtcatttatctaatcccaaaatttaaaaaatcacatattttatctccttatacacgggctcttatggcggataAACGTTTTGTcaagactttaattatttatttcaatattaaccttcCAACTTTAAGGGATAAataactatacacaagaaacttggattattgcaaaatataaaaacaatttaataataataatacattaccgataaaatttttgaaatatttaaagtcaaattttatgtttgtaactcgtttatcgtcagtcatttattcgaataaaaaatttgacaacatcgcgtcaacagctgagaaaaaagaaaaggatataaatatagttacagagagagaaatttttaactcatacactcatccacgtctcagttatgggtataatcaaacgcgctattgccaaatctgtttatttattccggcaagtaataaatacgaaagtcattttattactttactttattaaataagtaaaaatcattaattattaaattgtttaaattatttaaattaaaaaaagaattttgacaaatattggaaaacctaaaattaaaaaaaaattttaacactattttgactcattagttacgctcgaacttccataagaacatttttttttgtgcataaaaattttgtaaattcataaaaatctagacaaagaaaatttttaaaagtatgttTAATgaatatgaaataataaattaacaatacatattttattttaggttTGGCCAATGACTGGTCTGACGATTCAGCAGAATAACCAGCAGATTGGTCATCAATTAATAAACTCCCCGTCGCAAAATATCGACGCAAATGGTTGTGTTCTGAgaagtaacaataataatagtagtactaacataaacaataacaataacatacAACAGAGGCTAAACTCCCACAATATGACGAGTATGTTGATGGGAAATCCGTTGATCATGAATCAACAGACGAATAATTTCAACAACATCAATAATATGAcgcagcagcagcaacaactGATGCtgcaacagcaacaacaacaacaacagcaactgATGCAGCAGCAACATATGACCCAACATCACCAGAATGTTATAGCGAACCAATTGTCTCATCAACAATCGCCCCATTATCAGTTAAACCAATTGAACGATCAGTCAGTGCATGCGATGCAGCAACAACACATGAACCAACAGCAGCAGATGCATATCCAGATGCAGAAGCACTCCCAGCATCACAATCAGGAGCAGGCAAACTTCAGCCATCACGACGGCTTTATCCACCACCTTCAGCCCCAAAATTCGCAGAACCAGATGCATCAGCAAATGCACTCGTTACACCAGCACTCGATGCAGTATCAGCAACAGAATAATCAGCAACACATGATGCAAAATCAGATTGATCAGTTTCATATActgcagcagcagcagcaacaacaacaacaacaacaacaacaacaacatcagcagcagcaacaacaacagcaacaaatGTCTCAGGTTTGTCAGCAACCGATGCAGTTTAATCATCAAGGAATGACGCATCACTTGAGTGATATTTCTCAGCAGTCGAATGGGCAGCTGATTTCTGCGATGAACAATTCTGATGGGCAGCAACAGCAGCAACAAATGAGACTTAGAACTCCTTCGATTGGCGCTGATGATGACATCAATGCTaagcagcagcaacaacaacaacaacaacaacaacaacaacaacaacaacaacaacaacaacagcagcagcagcaacaacaacaacaacaacagttGATGATGCATAATCATAACATGCGGCATCATGTCCAAAATGGAAACATGCAAAACATAAATCACGACAGTATGCAACGAATGTATCAGCACCAGGTACAATTTACTCGAAACTGTGATCCTAATAAGATGGTGATGGAGCAGCAGAAACAAAATGGTCATcagcagcaacaacagcaacagcaacagcaacagcagcaacaacaacaacaacaacaacaacaacaacaacaacaacaacaacaacaacaacaacaacaacaacaacaacaacaacaacaacaacaacaacaacaacaacaccaacaacaacaacaacaacaacaacagcagcagcagcaataTATGCTCGTGAGTCAGCCAGGAAGAAGTCCTACAAATATAAACAGCATTGACACTCAgtcgataattattaatggacAGCCTGGACATCACTTTAACCAAAGGAACCAGATGTGGGGCCAACAAACCCGTACTAATGTGCCCTCCCATCAGTCACCACCCGCAGCGAGCATTCAAAACATAACGTGCAACAGCTTGGACCGCGTTCCGCCGCTCCATCACCACATTCCTCCCACGGCCGCCTGGACCGACGAAGTCGCCCGCAAAAAGGCCAAAACTAGTAAGAGTCTTGTTAAAAAGCAACGTCATCACATGGCCGAGATCAGGAGCATTGAGCAGGCCAGTCCCGGGCCGGAAGATGagtttaatgataataaaccACAGCCTAATCAAATTGGGTCTACTGTTAATAGTAgcaatactaataataatactgctgctaatagtaataataataatagtaataatagcaGTCCTAGTTTTCTTGATGATCCTAGTGGATATCTCGCCCAGCAAACGGCTTTACTAAATAGTACAATATCAAGGCAAACTGGTGTTAGCAGTAGTCAAATGatgatcaataataaaatgccATCTCAAGTCCATGggaataataatagtaatagtaataataatactattaataacaattacatACTGCATCAAAAGCCCTCGTCAGCGACAAGTCCAACAAGCACGTCGATTTGCAATTCCGGGAAAAATCACGCAACCTCACCAATTGTCGTACACAGCAGCATGACTCCCACGACTATGGCCAATGATTCGGACACTGGTTCATGTCACGGGTGCGTGACAAGCGCCGACACCCAGTCTTTTATCACGGATCAGTACAAACAGCAGATTCACCGGCAGTATGCATCGGTGATGCATACAGACCACCGTGACGACCCAGTGACGTCCTCTACTTACGGAGACAGGTTCGCGTCGACGAACCAGCAGATGGACTCGTGGCCGATTCAAGGCGGGACTATCAGCACCAGCCACGGGTCACCAGTCAGCACCAACAGTCCAGCTAACTCTGAGACTCCTGTGTCGTCGCTTTCTCAACCGGCGACCCCACAGAGTCTCATTTCCTCCCAGCCGTCGACTCCTCACAGCTACTCTCAGCCTCCTACGCCTCACTCACACTCCCAGGCGCCGCCTCAGTCACTCACACCTGGCCAGCAGCCCTCGCAGTCCTCTGTTATTATAAACATCAACACCACCAATACTAATCCCaattccaataataataacagcagTAACAATAACATAAATCAAGATCAAAGTCAAGCATCAAGTCTGTCAATGACATCAACATCAGCATCAGCCTCGAGCACAATATCACCGAGTTCATCGCCTTCCCAAGCTATTATTACCGGCAACTCCTCTGCTGAGCGAGAGACTACGTCGCATTCAATCAGTCACAAGTCAAGTCATCAGTCGCAATCCAGACAATCGACGACACCAGAAGGGTACGCGCCCCATCCGCACACTATCAACCCAATCCAGCGGATTTCAATGATTCCCTACAGCGGAAACGCGACTGTCATCACAACCATGGCAAGTGGACACACCTTCAGCTCCAACACAATAACTTCCGTGCTGGCGGGTCGAGCCAACACCGCAACAGTCTCCATTAACACGCCTTCCGGGATTCCCAACATTTTGTCCAGCAAATCCCACAGCAGCTCGCTGTCGACTCCAACAGCAAGCATCGTAGTTTCTTCGCACCACTCAAACTCGACGCCGATTATCCACAGTCAGTCTCAGACCATGGTGTCCAAGTCGCCGTTGGAGATGGTGCAAAGTGTCGTAAGCAGCATCCAGGTGCCTCAACCGGTCAGCTCTTGCTCATCATTGCCACATCATCAGGAGCAGAACAACGTCCAAGTTCACAACGTTATCGCCTCTGGTGGAGTGTTGAAGCACTCTACAGGCTCGACGCTGCCTCCGGGGCACATTTTCGTGTCCAGCGGTGGGCAGCTGATCATGGCCAGCACGGGTTCAGGGATCAGCGGTGTGATGGCTCCGCCTCCGCCCAAAATAATCTCTAACGCAAGTTCAATGCCGCCTTTGTCGGTGTCTCCGATGGTGACTAGCGTCACCGGAGCGGTCAGCCAGGTTATTCCCGCGGTTGGAGTCGCGCAGCAAGTCATTGGGCAGCCAACCGTGCTGGTCAACACCATTCAGACCCCCGTGCTGATCCAACCGAGTGTTATGACCATGGACAGCCTCCATGGGCAGAACGTCCAGATTCCTCACCTGACCGTGGCGACTGGGAACGTTCTCCAGAACGCTCAGTCGATTCTGGAAGCGAATCAAGACGTCACCCGTGCTGTTACCACCAACCAGAACATCGTCAACCGGCAGCCGAATCTTCTGAGTCCCGAGTCGACTATCACCAAGAAGAAAGTGTACAAAAAGCGGAAGAATAACTCGCAGACTGTCGCGTCTATGCTTCATATTGCTTCCTCGCAGCAAAATACGGGTATGTTAATGCAGAGCCAGTCGAACTTTGCTCAGCAGAATTTCCAGCAGAGTATCGGAGGCCCGATGCTTCAAGCGCTGACCATTGTACCTGGCAAAGGCGGCGCTCCTGCTCAGTTGGTTATGAATGGCCAGACAGGTGCGACTTCCGCGCAATTTAACACCCAGCAAATTATAACTAACCCCCAGCCGACGCAGCAGATCAATCTACTGCAGCCGGTTAATTTATTGAACGGCGCTACGGGTATGGTGCAAAATTTCCCGACCATTCAGCAATTTATTGTACCTGGTTTGGGCAGCATGGTGATGTCTGCTGATGGGACTGCTACTCTTCTGCAAGACACCGGGAATTTGGGGATGCAATTGCAGATTCAGAATGTCAATGGGCAGAATGTTTTGACGCCTATACAGAGTCACAGCGGAATTTTCAGTCCAAGTCAGAGTATTCTTGCCGCAGGACCCGCGGGGATGGTGATTCGTGCGCCTCAAGCTGCTGGAGGTAAACTTATTCAGCAGCACAGTCCCGGGGCACagtttttatcatcaaatagTGGGCAGTTCTTGGTGAATGGCACGACGTCTTTCAGCAACCAGCTGAGTCCAATTGTAGCGAATGTGAGTCCGAATCAGCAGATGACTTTTAATACCTCGCAAGTCAGGCCGTCGAATATTCAAGGCCAGCAGGAGTTCATTCAGATGAATGGGCAGACGCTGATGGTTCCT
This genomic interval from Cotesia glomerata isolate CgM1 linkage group LG1, MPM_Cglom_v2.3, whole genome shotgun sequence contains the following:
- the LOC123267036 gene encoding putative mediator of RNA polymerase II transcription subunit 26 isoform X4, translated to MAGKPEQPISHPAPQNHVHQQHYQQHHSLHLQQQQQQHHHQHQQARRNHQSIQQHLNHHETQGIQQNSVLVYVPGENFAYATAVGHNAASSGYQTAQQQQHHHSHQQQQQQQNPYSNVLPQVATQAIFSAKTNYNIGNSELVESEIDQNADCCLGKSIELVACNVVADQQQQQQQIKNEEDYNSTIYRNPLVGLASRATGSPNNVGKIDLGALTNSIPGSSAISPGQSDADSLSGTSDSGVVATATAASRSALPSSSAALSGDLEQTKTFLTGQQYEVTCNTTGGYSSSGVATENYQSSNAGNETGIAGTLDDGARLTYVRSSNNLGGGPVSNIFISGIDSQQQQQRDLSKSARVNQDLLDVNRTCISGNSVGAGSAGGGGGVIVVSPDPGCESVRSDTAESVYSSSLSSPDCQSLQSNDSVNNNSNSCSSSSNSNSNSSSSVVCVQQAAQFVSNQVVINNNNNAQHSSNVALTMNCSVVVQHQQKQQQQQQQQQQQASIAVPRGWKRICTNGVIIYISPSSTALGSLDQLKEYLTTAGTCKCGLECPLRPEQVFNFDPKVATRPWSPDQGKTREMTKLCNHKRKLLLPVAAASPVASCTPVVSSSTLPVPGATAINARADSPTSSDKSKKDGLSKKKKRKLSSVGNVYSGVSVSQLIAQRERAIAVASATGIQSLPSSNGSQVWPMTGLTIQQNNQQIGHQLINSPSQNIDANGCVLRSNNNNSSTNINNNNNIQQRLNSHNMTSMLMGNPLIMNQQTNNFNNINNMTQQQQQLMLQQQQQQQQQLMQQQHMTQHHQNVIANQLSHQQSPHYQLNQLNDQSVHAMQQQHMNQQQQMHIQMQKHSQHHNQEQANFSHHDGFIHHLQPQNSQNQMHQQMHSLHQHSMQYQQQNNQQHMMQNQIDQFHILQQQQQQQQQQQQQQHQQQQQQQQQMSQVCQQPMQFNHQGMTHHLSDISQQSNGQLISAMNNSDGQQQQQQMRLRTPSIGADDDINAKQQQQQQQQQQQQQQQQQQQQQQQQQQQQQQLMMHNHNMRHHVQNGNMQNINHDSMQRMYQHQVQFTRNCDPNKMVMEQQKQNGHQQQQQQQQQQQQQQQQQQQQQQQQQQQQQQQQQQQQQQQQQQQQQQHQQQQQQQQQQQQQYMLVSQPGRSPTNINSIDTQSIIINGQPGHHFNQRNQMWGQQTRTNVPSHQSPPAASIQNITCNSLDRVPPLHHHIPPTAAWTDEVARKKAKTSKSLVKKQRHHMAEIRSIEQASPGPEDEFNDNKPQPNQIGSTVNSSNTNNNTAANSNNNNSNNSSPSFLDDPSGYLAQQTALLNSTISRQTGVSSSQMMINNKMPSQVHGNNNSNSNNNTINNNYILHQKPSSATSPTSTSICNSGKNHATSPIVVHSSMTPTTMANDSDTGSCHGCVTSADTQSFITDQYKQQIHRQYASVMHTDHRDDPVTSSTYGDRFASTNQQMDSWPIQGGTISTSHGSPVSTNSPANSETPVSSLSQPATPQSLISSQPSTPHSYSQPPTPHSHSQAPPQSLTPGQQPSQSSVIININTTNTNPNSNNNNSSNNNINQDQSQASSLSMTSTSASASSTISPSSSPSQAIITGNSSAERETTSHSISHKSSHQSQSRQSTTPEGYAPHPHTINPIQRISMIPYSGNATVITTMASGHTFSSNTITSVLAGRANTATVSINTPSGIPNILSSKSHSSSLSTPTASIVVSSHHSNSTPIIHSQSQTMVSKSPLEMVQSVVSSIQVPQPVSSCSSLPHHQEQNNVQVHNVIASGGVLKHSTGSTLPPGHIFVSSGGQLIMASTGSGISGVMAPPPPKIISNASSMPPLSVSPMVTSVTGAVSQVIPAVGVAQQVIGQPTVLVNTIQTPVLIQPSVMTMDSLHGQNVQIPHLTVATGNVLQNAQSILEANQDVTRAVTTNQNIVNRQPNLLSPESTITKKKVYKKRKNNSQTVASMLHIASSQQNTGMLMQSQSNFAQQNFQQSIGGPMLQALTIVPGKGGAPAQLVMNGQTGATSAQFNTQQIITNPQPTQQINLLQPVNLLNGATGMVQNFPTIQQFIVPGLGSMVMSADGTATLLQDTGNLGMQLQIQNVNGQNVLTPIQSHSGIFSPSQSILAAGPAGMVIRAPQAAGGKLIQQHSPGAQFLSSNSGQFLVNGTTSFSNQLSPIVANVSPNQQMTFNTSQVRPSNIQGQQEFIQMNGQTLMVPCGTAQNIAVSSASNQQNTTFVQQNTTIVQQQTTMVSNNQIPDFQSVATSNGNVEQSMNLDHNQYILSAGMIQGKSPSSPKSTSSPSSEQNVEQIHQQQFSLTSTSGNKNHNNNNHSSGSGSGSVGIIIDQNGQQGDQLSPSMVRHSVSTQTAGNQANNAQSAIMRQGSPPDTTTHSPGNSQRSNSPAVDTTSHGAASPAPPISARHHSSSTPMVHCISSSEPDSGDLQNPVDDWRIQGITTKELTLSQVGLQHGKTYVESTVTTGIQIYTPETLKQTEGVVSTVRCEGREHTLGQGIKRKLDSIHSMHSTLHEDQDEVVN
- the LOC123267036 gene encoding putative mediator of RNA polymerase II transcription subunit 26 isoform X3 produces the protein MAGKPEQPISHPAPQNHVHQQHYQQHHSLHLQQQQQQQQQQHHHSHQQQQQQQNPYSNVLPQVATQAIFSAKTNYNIGNSELVESEIDQNADCCLGKSIELVACNVVADQQQQQQQIKNEEDYNSTIYRNPLVGLASRATGSPNNVGKIDLGALTNSIPGSSAISPGQSDADSLSGTSDSGVVATATAASRSALPSSSAALSGDLEQTKTFLTGQQYEVTCNTTGGYSSSGVATENYQSSNAGNETGIAGTLDDGARLTYVRSSNNLGGGPVSNIFISGIDSQQQQQRDLSKSARVNQDLLDVNRTCISGNSVGAGSAGGGGGVIVVSPDPGCESVRSDTAESVYSSSLSSPDCQSLQSNDSVNNNSNSCSSSSNSNSNSSSSVVCVQQAAQFVSNQVVINNNNNAQHSSNVALTMNCSVVVQHQQKQQQQQQQQQQQASIAVPRGWKRICTNGVIIYISPSSTALGSLDQLKEYLTTAGTCKCGLECPLRPEQVFNFDPKVATRPWSPDQGKTREMTKLCNHKRKLLLPVAAASPVASCTPVVSSSTLPVPGATAINARADSPTSSDKSKKDGLSKKKKRKLSSVGNVYSGVSVSQLIAQRERAIAVASATGIQSLPSSNGSQVWPMTGLTIQQNNQQIGHQLINSPSQNIDANGCVLRSNNNNSSTNINNNNNIQQRLNSHNMTSMLMGNPLIMNQQTNNFNNINNMTQQQQQLMLQQQQQQQQQLMQQQHMTQHHQNVIANQLSHQQSPHYQLNQLNDQSVHAMQQQHMNQQQQMHIQMQKHSQHHNQEQANFSHHDGFIHHLQPQNSQNQMHQQMHSLHQHSMQYQQQNNQQHMMQNQIDQFHILQQQQQQQQQQQQQQHQQQQQQQQQMSQVCQQPMQFNHQGMTHHLSDISQQSNGQLISAMNNSDGQQQQQQMRLRTPSIGADDDINAKQQQQQQQQQQQQQQQQQQQQQQQQQQQQQQLMMHNHNMRHHVQNGNMQNINHDSMQRMYQHQVQFTRNCDPNKMVMEQQKQNGHQQQQQQQQQQQQQQQQQQQQQQQQQQQQQQQQQQQQQQQQQQQQQQHQQQQQQQQQQQQQYMLVSQPGRSPTNINSIDTQSIIINGQPGHHFNQRNQMWGQQTRTNVPSHQSPPAASIQNITCNSLDRVPPLHHHIPPTAAWTDEVARKKAKTSKSLVKKQRHHMAEIRSIEQASPGPEDEFNDNKPQPNQIGSTVNSSNTNNNTAANSNNNNSNNSSPSFLDDPSGYLAQQTALLNSTISRQTGVSSSQMMINNKMPSQVHGNNNSNSNNNTINNNYILHQKPSSATSPTSTSICNSGKNHATSPIVVHSSMTPTTMANDSDTGSCHGCVTSADTQSFITDQYKQQIHRQYASVMHTDHRDDPVTSSTYGDRFASTNQQMDSWPIQGGTISTSHGSPVSTNSPANSETPVSSLSQPATPQSLISSQPSTPHSYSQPPTPHSHSQAPPQSLTPGQQPSQSSVIININTTNTNPNSNNNNSSNNNINQDQSQASSLSMTSTSASASSTISPSSSPSQAIITGNSSAERETTSHSISHKSSHQSQSRQSTTPEGYAPHPHTINPIQRISMIPYSGNATVITTMASGHTFSSNTITSVLAGRANTATVSINTPSGIPNILSSKSHSSSLSTPTASIVVSSHHSNSTPIIHSQSQTMVSKSPLEMVQSVVSSIQVPQPVSSCSSLPHHQEQNNVQVHNVIASGGVLKHSTGSTLPPGHIFVSSGGQLIMASTGSGISGVMAPPPPKIISNASSMPPLSVSPMVTSVTGAVSQVIPAVGVAQQVIGQPTVLVNTIQTPVLIQPSVMTMDSLHGQNVQIPHLTVATGNVLQNAQSILEANQDVTRAVTTNQNIVNRQPNLLSPESTITKKKVYKKRKNNSQTVASMLHIASSQQNTGMLMQSQSNFAQQNFQQSIGGPMLQALTIVPGKGGAPAQLVMNGQTGATSAQFNTQQIITNPQPTQQINLLQPVNLLNGATGMVQNFPTIQQFIVPGLGSMVMSADGTATLLQDTGNLGMQLQIQNVNGQNVLTPIQSHSGIFSPSQSILAAGPAGMVIRAPQAAGGKLIQQHSPGAQFLSSNSGQFLVNGTTSFSNQLSPIVANVSPNQQMTFNTSQVRPSNIQGQQEFIQMNGQTLMVPCGTAQNIAVSSASNQQNTTFVQQNTTIVQQQTTMVSNNQIPDFQSVATSNGNVEQSMNLDHNQYILSAGMIQGKSPSSPKSTSSPSSEQNVEQIHQQQFSLTSTSGNKNHNNNNHSSGSGSGSVGIIIDQNGQQGDQLSPSMVRHSVSTQTAGNQANNAQSAIMRQGSPPDTTTHSPGNSQRSNSPAVDTTSHGAASPAPPISARHHSSSTPMVHCISSSEPDSGDLQNPVDDWRIQGITTKELTLSQVGLQHGKTYVESTVTTGIQIYTPETLKQTEGVVSTVRCEGREHTLGQGIKRKLDSIHSMHSTLHEDQDVSESEGDKGNWEVKVGELVWGAALGSPAWPGKVESFGPPGSFTVSVRWYGAGETLTQVEIKNLKSLSDGLEAHHRARKRFRKSRKLNMQLENAIQEAMAELDNLSDPDTPNKIRKQFVQSTRSSKTSLSSTSHGKNRNSDSKKSKKLSSSQQKVVPKCR